A stretch of DNA from Paenibacillus albus:
CCATATAATGCGGCTTTGACCTATGAGGAATGCGAGGAGAGCGTGCTCGCCGTGCTTGGCAAACGTGAGGTGCAGTATGTCCTGTTTACGGGCATTGCGCTGGATGAGTTGGCAGAGCAGAAGCTGCTGCCGGCGCCGCTGCAAGCGATTATGGAAGCTGATGAGTCGCTCTTCGGCGTAGACGAAACGCTCGCGCTTGGCATTACAAATGTTTATGGTATGATCGGACTTACCAGCTTCGGCTATCTGGACAAAGTGAAGCCGGGCATCATTCGCAAGCTTAATGAGAAGGGCACGCATGTGCATGTTTTTCTCGACGATCTCGTCGCGGGCCTTGCTGCTGCTGCATCCGCAAGGATAGCGCATCAGGATCCAAAGGCGAATCGGTACGAAATCGCAGACACGCCTTAACTCGCGTTAACGCCGCTTTTCGGGACTGGAATATACGTACAGCCCTTGCGCCGTTGCGATGAAAACCAAACATATGCTATCATGATGACATCATATGTCCAATAACATGTGTTCATTTTGCGGCTAATGCCTATACAAGTGTGTTCAGATGTTCTTTTTATCATTGCAAGGAGGATACCTTTCATGTGGACGGTTATCTATATCGCGCCTACGGCAAAAATTGCGGAGAGCATCAAAAACCGGCTGACCCAAGAAGGGTTTCTCGTTAAAATCAGACCAATTAACGTATCGAAACAACAATACGAGATATTGGTCCCATCTGGCGAACTGGAAGAAGTGCAGGAAGTGCTGAACAATATTCTAAACTCGGGGCGGTAATACTTACTGCGCTCCGCTCCAAAGAGGTGTCACTCGTGTTCAAGGACTTATTTCATAAAAAGAAGTATGCCACAATTCCATCGGGTCAGCCGCGTACGAAGCCGGATATTCCGGAAGGCTTAATGTCCAAATGCCCGAAGTGCGGCAACATTCAATTTAGTAAAGAAGTCGAGAAAAATTTAAAGGTTTGTCCGAGCTGCGGGCATCACTTCCGGCTTAACGCCTGGGAGCGCATCGCCATTACGCTTGATGAGGGCAAACTAACGGAGCTGGATGCGGATCTCGAATCCGTCGATCCGCTCGGTTTCCCAGGTTATGCGAATAAGCTGGAAGCGCAGAAGAAGAGCTCAGGACTTAAAGATGCGGTTGTTACGGGAGTAGGGACGATCGGCGGTCTGCCGGTCGTTGCCGCTTTCATGAGCTTTGATTTCTTCGCAGGCAGCATGGGTTCCGTCGTCGGCGAGAAAATCACTCGTGCAATCGAGCATGCGCATGCGAAGAAGCTTCCGCTGATCATCTTCTCCACATCCAGCGGCGCGCGTATGCAAGAGAGCATCCTCAGCCTGATGCAGATGGCGAAGACAAGCGCAGCACTTGCGAAATTCCAAGGTGACGGCGGTCTGTATATTTCTATTATGACCGATCCTACAACAGGCGGCGTCTCCGCAAGCTTCGCATTGCTTGGCGACTTTAATTTGGCCGAGCCCGGCGCGCTTATCGGCTTTGCAGGCCGCATCGTAATCGAACAGACGATCCGCCAGAAGCTGCCGGATAACTTCCAAACCGCAGAGTTTAATCTGCAGCATGGACAGCTGGATAAAGTCGTTCACCGTAAAGAAATGAAAACAACGCTTGCAAAATTGCTTGATATGCATTCGGTAAAGGGGGAAATTATCAATGGCGGGTGAGCTGCCGTTTGAGAAGCCGCTTAACGAGCTGCAAAAGAAAGTCGAAGAGTTGAAGAAATTCGGCCTAGAGTCGGGTATTGATTTCAGCGATGAAATCGCCCGTTTAGAAGAACGCTGCAAACAGCTGCAAGAAGATCTGTACAACGAGTTGACGCCTGCGCAGAAGATGCATTTGGCGCGTCACCACGGTCGCCCTACGACACTTGATTACATAGGGATGATTTTTACAGACTTTATCGAGCTTCATGGCGATCGGCTGTTTGCCGATGACCTCGCAATCGTTGGTGGTCTGGCGAAGCTGAACGAAGTGCCGGTGACCGTTATCGGTCATCAGCGCGGCAAGGATACGAAGGATAATATTGCCCGTTTCTTCGGCAGTCCACATCCGGAGGGATTCCGTAAGGCACTCCGTCTGATGCAGCAGGCGAACAAATTTGGCCGCCCAATCGTAACGTTCATCGATACGAAGGGTGCTTATCCAGGCAATACAGCGGAAGAACGCGGTCAATCCGAAGCGATTGCCCGTAATTTGCGCGAGATGGCGATGTTCGGTGTACCGATTATTTGTGTCGTCATCGGCGAAGGCGGAAGCGGCGGCGCACTCGGCCTTGGCGTTGGCAACCGCGTCCTCATGCTTGAGAACGCGATTTATTCGGTTATTTCGCCGAATGGCGCGGCATCCATTCTATGGAAAGATGCGGCTCGCGCTGACGAAGCGGCTGCTGTCATGAAGATAACAGCTGCTGACCTGCACGGGTTTGGCATCATTGAAGAAATTATCGCCGAGCCGCAAGGCGGAGCGCATCGTGATCTTGCCGAGCAGTCGGAGACGATCAAAGAAGCGATCTGGCGTCACCTTGGAGAATTGTCGAAGCTGTCGTCCGAGGAATTGATCGAAGACCGGTACGAGAAATTCCGCCGTATCGGGGAGTTCCGCTCACCGGAGCCGGATGCTGATCGTGAACAGATCCAAGAGGCTGAATCAGCCGGAGTTTAAATAATGACTGTATGACGACACTGTGATCGTGCAGACGGAGGATGGAAAATTACTTATGCGTAAAACGAAAATTGTATGTACAATCGGACCTTCCAGCGAATCGCTCGAAAATACGAAAAAACTAATTAACGCGGGCATGAACGTTGCTCGTCTTAACTTCTCCCACGGAGACTTCGAAGAGCACGGCAACCGAATCAAAAACATTCGTCAAGCTTGCGAAGAGCTCGGCAAAACAGTAGCGATTCTGCTCGATACGAAAGGTCCTGAGATTCGTCTGGGCAAATTGAAAGAAGAGCCGATTGAGCTCGTTCAAGGCGATACGATTACATTGACGACGGAAGAGATTCTCGGCGACCGTAATCGTATTCCAGTTACGTACTCGAACCTGCCTGCTGATGTAGAGGAAGGCTCCACGATTTTGATCGACGACGGTTTGATCGGCCTTACGGTTGAAGAAATCGAAGGCACGGAGATTAAATGCCGTATCGTCAACAGCGGTCCAATCAAAAGCAAGAAGGGTGTAAACGTTCCTGGCGTACACATCTCCTTGCCTGGTATTACGGAGAAAGACGCGAACGATATCATCTTCGGAGTTCAGCAAGGAGTTGACTTCATCGCAGCTTCCTTCGTGCGTAAAGCGACAGATGTGCTCGAAATTCGTGAGCTGCTTGAGAAGCATGGAGCGAGCCACATCCAGATCATCTCGAAGATCGAGAACCAACAAGGCGTTGACAACCTGGACGAAATTCTTGAAGTGTCCGACGGCTTGATGGTTGCGCGCGGTGACCTCGGCGTAGAAATTCCTGCTGAAGAAGTTCCGCTCGTACAGAAGAAAATGATCCAGAAGTGTAACTTGGCAGGCAAGCCGGTTATCACGGCTACGCAAATGCTTGATTCCATGCAGCGCAATCCGCGTCCGACACGTGCGGAAGCAAGCGACGTTGCGAATGCGGTCTTCGACGGTACGGACGCAATTATGCTCTCCGGTGAGACAGCTGCCGGCAAATATCCGGTAGAATCGGTTCAAACGATGTCCCGCATCGCAGTTCGTGCGGAAGAGACGCTGAGCTACCGCGAGATCTTCACGCGTCAAGCGAATGCGCAGCAAAAAACAGTAACAGAAGCAATCAGCCAAGCTGTTGCGAACTCTGCACTTGATTTGAACGCGAAGGCGATCATCACGTCTACAGAGAGCGGCTATACAGCACGGATGATTTCCAAATACCGTCCGAAATCGCCGATCATCGCGGTAACGCCTGTTGAGCAAGTAATGCGCCGTTTGGCTCTGATCTGGGGCGTAACGCCAGTGCTTGGCACGCCTGCTGAGACTACGGACGAAATGTTCGACATCGCTGTTCAAGGCGGCATCAGCTCCGGTATGGTGAAGCTTGGCGATACGGTTATCATTACAGCTGGCGTACCAGTTGGCCGTTCGGGCTCGACGAACTTGATCAAGATCCACACAATCGGCGAAATGATCGCTAAAGGTCAAGGCATCGGCACACAAAGCGCAACAGGCAAAGTTGTTGTAGCGCGCACGCCGCAAGAAGCGATCGCTAAGACAACGGAAGGCTCGATTCTTGTTACCGTTTCGACGGACAAAGAATATATGCCGGCAATTTCCAAAGCAGCAGCAGTGATAACAGAGCAAGGCGGCATTACGAGCCACGCTGCAATCGTTGCGCTTAACCTGGGCATCCCGGTTATTCTCGGCGTACAGAACGCGCTTGAGCTTCTGCACGACGGCTCTGAAGTAACGGTATACGCTGAAGTTGGCGTTATCTACTCCGGACAAGCTAAAGTAATGTAATGGTTTAAAAGATAGATAAGAAGCGATGGTGCCATGGGTGCCGTCGCTTTTTGTTCAGAGTGGGTGATAAGGTGATGAAGGAAGAAATCGCAACAGAGGCGAAAGCGCTCTGGCATATGCACCCGCTGCGCGTCCGCTATCAAGAGACGGACCAGATGGGCGTTGTGTTTCACGGGAACTACTTGACTTGGTTTGAGATTGGACGAACCGAGCTGGTCAGGTCGCTTGGACTGTCCTATATCGAGATCGAGAAGGCAGGTCTTCTGCTGCCGGTCGTTGATGCGAACATCTCATATGTGTCGCCGGCTCGCTATGATGATATTGTATTTATCTGTACACGGATTGAGGAGCTTAGCCCAATTCGGATGGCATTCTGTTCGGAGATCCGGATGGCAGAAGAGCAGGTGGCGCTTCCGCAGTCACAGTGGTGGCATGAAGCAGAGCCGCCTGGTAAGCTGCTTACAAGAGGCGGCACCCGCCATGTGTGGGTTAACCGGGATTGGCGTCCAGCGCGGCTGGATAAGGCGTTTCCGGCTGTCTATGGGCGTCTACAGGCAGCGGCTGCCGGCGTTGTACAAGAGGAAGGGAGCGAGTAACCGATGTTAAAATGGCTCATTGCAGCTATTATCCTTATTCCTGCAATTGAAATCTGGGGCATCATCCGAGTCGGCCACGCCATCGGCGGCTGGGCCACGTTCGGTCTTATCCTGCTCACCGGCTTCGTAGGCGCGCAGTTTGCACGTCTTGAAGGACGCAAAGCGGTCGCCGAGGTGAAATTACATCTCCAAAGCGGCAAGCCTCCGGGCCATGCCATGCTGAATGGCATCTGCGTTCTTCTCGGAGGCTTACTGCTGCTCATGCCAGGCTTCTTCACCGACATTGTTGGCATCACAATGCTGTTCCCGCTAACTAGACCGTTCTATCGCATGATGATCTATCGCTGGCTGGAGAATAAAATGCGCAATGGCTCGATCACGGTATGGAGAAGGTAACCACAATAACCGTCGAAAATGAGCTGAGAGTGGAGAGTCAGTACTCTCAGCACGAAACTTGGCCTCTCGTAGCTCTGAGCGTGCGTAATCAGCACTCTCAGACACAGAACCAGCCGAAATCGGTAGCTGGGCGGAGCTGAGAGTGAGTAATCCGAACTCTCATCACGAGAATCGGCCAATTGCAGCTCTGAGCGTGCAGAATCAGCACTCTCAGGCACGGAACGAGCCGAAATCATCAGCAGGGCAGAGCTGAGAGCGCGATCGTACTCTCAGCTCCAAGGTACAAATGAAAAACACGCTTGGCCACAGGCCAAGCGTGTTTTTCGTGCGTGCGCCGAACGTAAAGCGTGTCCCGTAGGGACGAAAGCGAACAAAGCACGCAGCTACTCCCACGCATCTCTGCTTCACTCCACGTTCCCATGGTCCCGCAGGGACACCAGGTAACTAAACACCTCACAAGTAAAGCGTGTCCCGCAAGGGACGAAAAGCGAGGACACGCACAACGTACCTCGCGAGCACTTCTCTGCAGCTCTAACGTTAAACCTTCCGGGTGTCCAGAGGGTTGGTAAACCCTTGGGGTCCCCCTTCCAGGGGGATTTAGGGGTGGTTCCCTTCTAGGGGGTTAAGGTTTCGGTCCCCGAACCACAAACAAATACAAATCTCGAAACACATTTGCCTTATGTACCGTTGTAAATATCACGAGAGAGACCGGCCCTATTATAAGGCCAACGACGCCGAACAGCTTGAGCCCGACGAACATGGCGATCAGCGTCGGCAATGCTTCGAGACCGACACTGCTCGCAAGCACCTTCGGTTCGATTGTCTGTCTGCAGACCAGAATGATTCCGTAGAGGATTGACAGGCTGACGCCGAGAGATACCTCGCCGTAGATGAACGTATATGCGATCCATGGAATCATGGCTGCACCAACGCCAAGATAAGGCAGAAGATCGACGAGACCGATCAGCATGCCGATCGTAATCGCGTAATTAACGCCGATGATGAGCAAGCCAATCGTCACAACGACCGCCGTGATGGAGATCATAATGAACTGGGCTCGCAAATAACCGAATAATGCTTTTTGCAGGTCAACCCAGACAACGGATGTGGACTGCCTCATTTGCTCAGGGAACCAGTTCGACAGCCGTTTCACATAGATGCTCCAATCCTTCGAGATGAAGAAGGCGGCGAGCAGGACGACGATCATAATAGTGGCTACATTTGGCAAGGAAGTAATAATATTCACAATGCTATTTAAGAAATAGGTTATAATATTGGTACTTGTTTGTGCGAGTAAATTGGCCGTATCAGATATTCTGGCGTTGATGGTATCGTGATAGTTCGGATTCGCATCATAGAAGGAATTGAGCTTGCCGATGAGATTTTGAATTTCCGGCGAAGCCACAATGGATTCGAACTCGTCGCGCCACCAGTCAATCGAGCTGCTGACTGATTTCGATAGATGAATGATTTCAACGACAATGCGCGTCACAAGCGCGGATACAATCGTAAGCATCGCGACGACGAAAACAAACAGCGTCAGAGTAACGCCGATCCAACGTGGAAGCTTCAGCTTCCGGTTCAATAAGTTTACGATCGGATTAATGGCATAAGCCAGAAGCCAGCCGAGTAGAAATGGATACACAAGCGGCGTTACATAAATAACAGCGAGCACTGCGCCTACCAGTCCGAGAAGCAGCAGAAACGCGCGCCATATTCGTTTCCAAATGACACGATCCATATGAGCGATCACTCCTTTATATAATGCAGGCGGGCTTCATCTTTCACCTTACAGTTTAGCATAGGCTGCTCACAATTTACCAAATAAAGAACGTATGCCGCTAAGTTTACGCCTTATTTACAAATCGTTAACATGTGATAAACATTGACACTTCATAATTGTATTATTCGACAAGCAGGAGGACTACAGAAATGAACAAACTAATGTCGCCTTATGTAAACCGCGACTTGAGCTGGGTCGAGTTCAATCGCAGGGTGCTCGAGGAAGCGCAGGACCAAGACAATCCTCTACTTGAGCGGGCCAAATTTCTGGCGATTGTCGCAAGCAATCTCGATGAGTTTATGAGCGTACGCGTAGCTGGCATTCAAGATCAGATAAAAGCCGGATATACGAAGCATGATTTTACCGGCTATTCGCCCGCGGGACTATGGAAGCGCCTAATGAAGCGCACAGGTCTAATGGTGGCTGAACAATATCGCACTTATCGTGAAGTACTGCGAGGCTTAACGAAAGAAGGCATTTGTTTCCGCCAAATAGACGAGCTTAACGCGCATCAGCTGAAAGCGGTCGACGATTATTTCTTGGAAATCGTTTTTCCCGTGCTGACTCCGATGGCGGTGGATCAGAGCAGACCTTTCCCGCTTTTGCATACTAAAGAGCTCTATCTATCTGTACTGCTCGGCCGTGAGAATATGCCCGAGGAAGAAGAGCCGTTCTTTGCAATTGTACAAGTACCGTCCATACTTTCGCGGTTCATACCACTTCCTAACCGAGTGAATAGCAAGAAGAGTGAATATTTGCTGCTTGAGCAGTTGATCGAGCGGCACATTAGCACGCTCTTTAACGGTTATACGATGATTTCAGTCGATCCGTTCCGTTTAACGCGTAACGCGGATCTCACGTTGAACGAAGAAGGCGCGGAAGATCTGCTAGAGGAAATCGAGAAGGAGATTCGCCGCCGCCGCTGGGGGCTTCCGGTACGGCTGGAATATGGCAAAGACATGCATCCCTATGCGCTGCAGATGCTTAAGGAAGAGCTTGAGCAGGGCGAGAATTTGTTCGAAATCGACGGGCCGCTCGACCTAAGCTTCTTGATGAAGTTTGCTTCTGCTTTGCCGGGCTATGATAATCTTCGGTTTGAGCGAATAGAACCGGAATACCCGCACGAATTCGACGAAGATGACATGTTCTCGGTCATTCGCCAGGAAGACGTACTGCTCTACCATCCTTACGAATCGTTCGAAGCCGTAACCGATTTCGTGACAGATGCGGCGCATGACCCAGATGTTCTCGCCATCAAAATGACGCTTTACCGCGTGAGCGGCCAATCCGCGCTCGTTCAAGCGCTTGCAATGGCGGCCGAATCAGGTAAGCAAGTGACCGTTGTACTGGAGCTGAAAGCACGCTTCGACGAGGAACGGAACATCGCGTGGGCGCGCCAGCTTGAGAAGGCGGGCTGTCATGTCGTGTACGGACTCGTAGGCTTGAAGACACATGCGAAGATAACGCTCGTCGTGCGCAAGGAGCAAGGCATGCTGCGCCGTTATGTTCATGTTGGCACTGGCAATTACAACGACAGTACGGCGAAGCTGTATACCGATATTGGCTTGTTTACTTCACATCCGATTATCGGCGCGGATGCATCTGCGTTGTTTAACGAGATTACTGGTTACTCTTCTCCATATGAGTGGAAGGCATTCGGCGTTGCGCCTACTGATTTGAAGCAGAAGCTGTTCGATCTGGTGGAACGTGAGAAGCAGCATGCTGCTAACGGGAAGCCGGCACATATTATTGCCAAGATGAACAGCCTGTCAAATCAGGAGATGATCGATAAGCTGTATGAAGCATCGCAAGCCGGTGTAAGGATCGAGTTGATCGTGCGAGGCGTATGCTGCCTTCGTCCCGGAGTACCTGGACAGAGTGAGAATATTCGGGTTATTAGTATCGTAGACCGGTTTTTGGAGCATTCGCGGATTATGTATTTCCATAACGGGGGCGATGAAGAGGTTTACTTGTCCAGCGCGGATTGGATGACACGTAACTTAACCCGCCGGATCGAGCTCATGTGCCCTGTTTTTGATGCCAAATTGCGCAAGACGTTAATGAACGTGCTGAGGCTCAATTTGGAAGACAATAAGAAGGCGCGCGAGCTGCGATCCGACGGCAATTATGAGTCGGTGCAAAATGAACTGCCAGCACTCAGAAGCCAATTCCAAGCGAAAAATATTCGCAAATGGAAGAGCTACCGGTAGTCTGGCAAATGCAGTGTAGGCGTTAAGTTCCACAGCTTCTTGAAGTCGCTTGCGAGCGAATCTACTTCCTTGCGTTCAACGGCGAGCATTCCTTCGGCGCGCAGCGCTCGCAGGTGGAGCTTACCGCCAGCGGCTTCAACGCTCAGCTTCCCGATCGCCTGCGTTTCGCTGCGGTCGAGCGCGATTGCAAGCAGAAGCACGGCGCCAAGCTTGCATACCGTTTCGGTATCTTCTTCGCTTAACAGCGGCTTGTATGCGGCAGCCGTCTGTTTTACCCGGTTTTTGCCTTTATAAGAAGCGATCAGGGAACAGATGAGATGCTCCCGGTGCGACAGACCGTTAATATGCGAATTGATCATCAGATAGAAGGTGTGCTTCTTGTAGTCGTAATAGTCAATGCTTGCTCCGATTCGGTGCAGAATGGAAGCAATGTCGAGAAATTGCCGTGCGCGGTCAGGCTCAGGCAGCTTTGAGCCGAGCAGATCAATCAAGCTCAGAGCGTTGCGATTAACCTGCGAGGTATGCTGCATCGGCGCTTCCGGATGGAGGGCAGCAAGATTATTCACGCTGTACGTAACGACATCTTCAAGCCTTGGCCGCTCCGGGAAACGGGTAGCGTAGAATAAGCCATCCCGCAGACCCGCCGCGCATATTAGATAATGAGAAGCACCGATTGCACGGTAGATTGTGCGTAAGATCGCAATTCCTGGTACGATAATATCGACTCGCTCTTTCGATAAACCAGGAACTTTGTTACGCTTATCCAGAGGCTGCTGACGCAATAGCTCGAACAGTTCATCGGTTGAAGCGGCGTCAATCGGATAATTATTCGTACTTGGGAACGGATATTTGACATGTGCCTGATGCACTTTGCCAAGCGCTCGCGCCGTGCCTCCGATGCCGACGAGCGGCAGGTTAGGTGAGTTGCGGAGCCAAGTCTCTTGCTCTACTTTATCCTCAATGTGCTTCTCAAGTTCCTTGAGCTGCTGATCGGACAGCATCCCGCCTTTGGCATATCTCTTCGTCATGCTTACGCAGCCGAAAGGAAATGAAATTGCATGGACAAGTTTGCGATTCTTGAACAGGGAAACTTCCGTACTTCCGCCGCCGATGTCGATTAGGAAGCCGTTCTCGGTAGCCATGGAGTTAATCATGCCGAGGTAGCCATAATCGGCTTCTTGCTCGCCGGAGAGCAGCTCAATCGTCAGACCGGATTCCGCTTCGACGCGGTGAAGGATATGACTTTGGTTCGTCGCGTTACGGATTGCGGCAGTTGCAACGGCACGAATATGGCCTGTGCGATGATGCGCGCAAATGAGACGGAAGTGATTCATCATATCGACAAGCTCATCTATGGATTGCTCAGGAAGCGCGCCAGCTTCATCAAGCTGCTCGCTAAGACGGGCGGAATGTTTGCTGCCATCGATAACGCGGTTAGCACCGCCAACCGTACGTTCATAGACGACTAGCCGAATGGAGTTGGATCCGATATCAATGATGCCAATGCGCTGTTCTGTCATTCGCGTTATTCCCCTTTAGAGGCGTAAAGCCAGTCATGTTATACTGCACATATTACCATTTGGGACGGACGCAAGAAAGTGTTGTTTTGAACGGGTAAAAGAGTAATGTTTAGGGAAAAATCATTGCAGGTTAAGTAGAAGAAAAAACCTTTATGGTAGCGATAAAGCAATTTTATGTCCGATTTTGTTCACTTCCTGGTCAAAATCCGATATGATTAAAGCGACGATTGTGGAACTCGAATCCAATTATTGTTAACGTAACCCCATTTATTTAAATAAAAGAGACTAAAGGAGAGAGAAACATGACAGTGACCAAAGGTCTGGAAGGTATTGTCGCAACGACATCCTCGATCAGCTCCATTATTGATGGCGTACTGACATATCGCGGGATCAACATCGATGATCTTGCTGAGCATGCTTCTTTTGAAGAAGTGGCTTACTTGCTCTGGTACGGTAAGCTTCCGAACCAATCTGAGCTGGATGAGCTGATTAAGAAATTTGGCGAATCTGCAGCAGTACCGGCGCAAGTGCTGGATCAAATCAAGCTGTACCCAAGCAAAACGAACTCAATGGCAGCACTTCGCACGGCTGTTTCGAGCCTGGCGCTATATGATGAATCCGCTAACGAGATGTCGCAAGAAGCGAACATTAAGAAAGCCATCAAGCTGCAAGCACAAATCCCGACGATCGTTGCTGCGTTTGCCCGCATTCGCGAAGGCAAAGAGCCGGTGGCACCGAAGTCTGGCGTATCTATTGCTTACAACTTCCTGTACATGCTGACTGGCCAAGAGCCGGATCAAGTTGCCGTTAAGGCGCTTGACCAAGCACTTGTGCTTCACGCAGACCACGAGCTGAACGCATCCACATTCGCTGCACGCGTTACAGTTGCTACGCTATCGGATATTTACTCCGGCGTAACTTCCGCAATCGGCGCTCTCAAAGGTCCATTGCACGGCGGCGCTAACGAAGCAGTAATGGTGATGCTCGAAGAAATCGGTTCGTTCGGCAACGTAGAATCGTATATCAACGAGAAGCTTGCGAACAAAGAGAAAATTATGGGCTTCGGCCACCGTGTTTACAAAAACGGTGATCCACGTGCAAAGCATCTGCAGAAGATGTCCCGTGAGCTTGGCAAATTGACAGGCAACATGGAGCTGTACGAAATGTCTGTTAAGATTGAAGAGCTAGTAACAGGTCAGAAGGGTTTGAAGCCTAAC
This window harbors:
- the ytvI gene encoding sporulation integral membrane protein YtvI; amino-acid sequence: MDRVIWKRIWRAFLLLLGLVGAVLAVIYVTPLVYPFLLGWLLAYAINPIVNLLNRKLKLPRWIGVTLTLFVFVVAMLTIVSALVTRIVVEIIHLSKSVSSSIDWWRDEFESIVASPEIQNLIGKLNSFYDANPNYHDTINARISDTANLLAQTSTNIITYFLNSIVNIITSLPNVATIMIVVLLAAFFISKDWSIYVKRLSNWFPEQMRQSTSVVWVDLQKALFGYLRAQFIMISITAVVVTIGLLIIGVNYAITIGMLIGLVDLLPYLGVGAAMIPWIAYTFIYGEVSLGVSLSILYGIILVCRQTIEPKVLASSVGLEALPTLIAMFVGLKLFGVVGLIIGPVSLVIFTTVHKANVFRDLYLFVVRGPKP
- a CDS encoding phosphatidylglycerophosphatase A family protein gives rise to the protein MEKWLNRRGVSVSDVADIVFSLQRPYNAALTYEECEESVLAVLGKREVQYVLFTGIALDELAEQKLLPAPLQAIMEADESLFGVDETLALGITNVYGMIGLTSFGYLDKVKPGIIRKLNEKGTHVHVFLDDLVAGLAAAASARIAHQDPKANRYEIADTP
- a CDS encoding FxsA family protein, producing MLKWLIAAIILIPAIEIWGIIRVGHAIGGWATFGLILLTGFVGAQFARLEGRKAVAEVKLHLQSGKPPGHAMLNGICVLLGGLLLLMPGFFTDIVGITMLFPLTRPFYRMMIYRWLENKMRNGSITVWRR
- a CDS encoding acyl-CoA thioesterase, with the protein product MKEEIATEAKALWHMHPLRVRYQETDQMGVVFHGNYLTWFEIGRTELVRSLGLSYIEIEKAGLLLPVVDANISYVSPARYDDIVFICTRIEELSPIRMAFCSEIRMAEEQVALPQSQWWHEAEPPGKLLTRGGTRHVWVNRDWRPARLDKAFPAVYGRLQAAAAGVVQEEGSE
- the accD gene encoding acetyl-CoA carboxylase, carboxyltransferase subunit beta: MFKDLFHKKKYATIPSGQPRTKPDIPEGLMSKCPKCGNIQFSKEVEKNLKVCPSCGHHFRLNAWERIAITLDEGKLTELDADLESVDPLGFPGYANKLEAQKKSSGLKDAVVTGVGTIGGLPVVAAFMSFDFFAGSMGSVVGEKITRAIEHAHAKKLPLIIFSTSSGARMQESILSLMQMAKTSAALAKFQGDGGLYISIMTDPTTGGVSASFALLGDFNLAEPGALIGFAGRIVIEQTIRQKLPDNFQTAEFNLQHGQLDKVVHRKEMKTTLAKLLDMHSVKGEIINGG
- a CDS encoding acetyl-CoA carboxylase carboxyltransferase subunit alpha is translated as MAGELPFEKPLNELQKKVEELKKFGLESGIDFSDEIARLEERCKQLQEDLYNELTPAQKMHLARHHGRPTTLDYIGMIFTDFIELHGDRLFADDLAIVGGLAKLNEVPVTVIGHQRGKDTKDNIARFFGSPHPEGFRKALRLMQQANKFGRPIVTFIDTKGAYPGNTAEERGQSEAIARNLREMAMFGVPIICVVIGEGGSGGALGLGVGNRVLMLENAIYSVISPNGAASILWKDAARADEAAAVMKITAADLHGFGIIEEIIAEPQGGAHRDLAEQSETIKEAIWRHLGELSKLSSEELIEDRYEKFRRIGEFRSPEPDADREQIQEAESAGV
- the ppk1 gene encoding polyphosphate kinase 1, which encodes MNKLMSPYVNRDLSWVEFNRRVLEEAQDQDNPLLERAKFLAIVASNLDEFMSVRVAGIQDQIKAGYTKHDFTGYSPAGLWKRLMKRTGLMVAEQYRTYREVLRGLTKEGICFRQIDELNAHQLKAVDDYFLEIVFPVLTPMAVDQSRPFPLLHTKELYLSVLLGRENMPEEEEPFFAIVQVPSILSRFIPLPNRVNSKKSEYLLLEQLIERHISTLFNGYTMISVDPFRLTRNADLTLNEEGAEDLLEEIEKEIRRRRWGLPVRLEYGKDMHPYALQMLKEELEQGENLFEIDGPLDLSFLMKFASALPGYDNLRFERIEPEYPHEFDEDDMFSVIRQEDVLLYHPYESFEAVTDFVTDAAHDPDVLAIKMTLYRVSGQSALVQALAMAAESGKQVTVVLELKARFDEERNIAWARQLEKAGCHVVYGLVGLKTHAKITLVVRKEQGMLRRYVHVGTGNYNDSTAKLYTDIGLFTSHPIIGADASALFNEITGYSSPYEWKAFGVAPTDLKQKLFDLVEREKQHAANGKPAHIIAKMNSLSNQEMIDKLYEASQAGVRIELIVRGVCCLRPGVPGQSENIRVISIVDRFLEHSRIMYFHNGGDEEVYLSSADWMTRNLTRRIELMCPVFDAKLRKTLMNVLRLNLEDNKKARELRSDGNYESVQNELPALRSQFQAKNIRKWKSYR
- a CDS encoding glutamate decarboxylase; the protein is MWTVIYIAPTAKIAESIKNRLTQEGFLVKIRPINVSKQQYEILVPSGELEEVQEVLNNILNSGR
- the pyk gene encoding pyruvate kinase — encoded protein: MRKTKIVCTIGPSSESLENTKKLINAGMNVARLNFSHGDFEEHGNRIKNIRQACEELGKTVAILLDTKGPEIRLGKLKEEPIELVQGDTITLTTEEILGDRNRIPVTYSNLPADVEEGSTILIDDGLIGLTVEEIEGTEIKCRIVNSGPIKSKKGVNVPGVHISLPGITEKDANDIIFGVQQGVDFIAASFVRKATDVLEIRELLEKHGASHIQIISKIENQQGVDNLDEILEVSDGLMVARGDLGVEIPAEEVPLVQKKMIQKCNLAGKPVITATQMLDSMQRNPRPTRAEASDVANAVFDGTDAIMLSGETAAGKYPVESVQTMSRIAVRAEETLSYREIFTRQANAQQKTVTEAISQAVANSALDLNAKAIITSTESGYTARMISKYRPKSPIIAVTPVEQVMRRLALIWGVTPVLGTPAETTDEMFDIAVQGGISSGMVKLGDTVIITAGVPVGRSGSTNLIKIHTIGEMIAKGQGIGTQSATGKVVVARTPQEAIAKTTEGSILVTVSTDKEYMPAISKAAAVITEQGGITSHAAIVALNLGIPVILGVQNALELLHDGSEVTVYAEVGVIYSGQAKVM